atttaaatagtatctttataatttttatcaggCTCCTGCTAACCCCTGCATATAGTGCTACTCGGTCAGAGTGTAATTGCCATCTAGGGTTTGACACTTCACCGCTTCGCCTAGCAGCGCGACACTTTTATTGCTTTCCCACAACACCGTTTCCACGGTTTAAATTGCTCCTATTTCGCTCGTCGCCATTACGAAAATagcttttgctttcttttcctCCAGTTATTAAGATGTTTAATGTTTCAAATCTCCAAGTTCAGTAACAATTCAAAAGGGTGACCTATTCGAGAATCTCTAGATCTACACTTATTTTTAACTCCCCGAAGAATTTCGTCACTTACTACGCTCTTTCCCGTCTCCCATAActttaagaataattaatatcattcttaaaaacccaatttaataatttttaaaaaaccctaatttgtAAACGTTGAGGATATGgctaagttttaattatttggataaaaatataacataaataatacaaaaaaaaaaaactatttcaaACGAAATAGTTTGACCCAAACCTTAAATTGACTCTAGGGGCTTAGAGTACCTATAAGGCAAGAGAGAATTCAACCTCTGCAACTTAAGTTGCTGCTTAAACTTTTCAATGAAATCATCAGCTTTTGCATGATCGTCGTCttcaaacggcgtcgtttcctCGATCCCTGTAGATGCTGATCGTTTCATCTCCACTTCTTTTTCTACCTTGCGCCTTgatttcttcatcttctctGGTAATTCCCTTTGTCTTACCATAGGCTCTGATTGGATTCTCTTTATCTCACCATGAACCGAACTTAAACCCATTTCGGAACCGTTCGAATCAGTTACAGTGGGTTCGGTTTCGTTTGGTTTAACGGTGTCCGGTTTGTAAAACGACTTGACTCGCTCTAAGAGCGACGGTGCTCGGCTGATTAGTGATTGTTGAGCCGGTTCAATACAATCCGTTTCTGGACTTTGAGGAGAATATTTGTAGAAATTGGACTTGACTCGTTCGAGAATCGACGGGGCTCGCTCCACCTGGTGGGCTGCTGACCCGTCATCGGTTTGGAGGAAATGATGGTTGACGTCTTGGCTCGAAATAGGAAAACTGTACGTCGAGAAGCTGAAAGAAGTGACGCGGCCGAAGAACGACAGAGATCGGTCGAGTGACGGCGAGGACGATGATGATGAGTTGCCGTCGTCCGCGACGTACGGTGTTCTGTGAGGAGTTATACGGGAGATAAAGAAGATCGTACCGACCATGATGTTGAGGAAGAGGAAAAGAGTTGTCGGCGATAACCAGGTCTCCCGTAAATCTGACAAATCGGAAAACATCTTGGGAGAGGGAAAGTATTGCCGTGAAGACGAAGAACAGGAAGTGAACAAATTGGTGTTGATTTTTGCGTAGGCACCTCGAAGCACAAGAATATAACAAGTCTCTGCATGAGGGTTTTTATAGGACATGTGGTagtaaatactttttatttgaCATCTGTTTGACATGCATGCATCATCTTATTTCTCGA
The nucleotide sequence above comes from Gossypium raimondii isolate GPD5lz chromosome 13, ASM2569854v1, whole genome shotgun sequence. Encoded proteins:
- the LOC105784540 gene encoding pathogen-associated molecular patterns-induced protein A70; translated protein: MSYKNPHAETCYILVLRGAYAKINTNLFTSCSSSSRQYFPSPKMFSDLSDLRETWLSPTTLFLFLNIMVGTIFFISRITPHRTPYVADDGNSSSSSSPSLDRSLSFFGRVTSFSFSTYSFPISSQDVNHHFLQTDDGSAAHQVERAPSILERVKSNFYKYSPQSPETDCIEPAQQSLISRAPSLLERVKSFYKPDTVKPNETEPTVTDSNGSEMGLSSVHGEIKRIQSEPMVRQRELPEKMKKSRRKVEKEVEMKRSASTGIEETTPFEDDDHAKADDFIEKFKQQLKLQRLNSLLPYRYSKPLESI